The Arachis ipaensis cultivar K30076 chromosome B03, Araip1.1, whole genome shotgun sequence region cctagacttttccatgtTAAAAAACTGATATATCTGGCACGTGGTGATACACAGGAACGGTCCCAAGATTCCGGAAACTATTTTGAAAGATTCTTTCTTTGAAGATCTAGCTTTCAATTTGCAGAGAAGATTTTACCAGCTATTACAAGTGCTCTTCCACATTTCATGTGGAACAGACCTACCACGATTTCTTCTAGTATGCTAATAATGATTATCCTTTTATGCACttgaattcttaaccaaaaccaaattaaatatcTAACTTGTAAATAAAATTTTCAGATTATCATCTCCCTCTATATATTATCAGAAATTGGAAACTACTTCAGCTTTATCAATCTGCTATACATTGGTTAGAACTCAACTCCTACACTTGGTTTCTTTGTCAAGATATTTGATACTGCAGAATAAGTGCATTAATTtttgtcttttcatgtttatgatTCACAAGGTTCTATCTGCATCCAAACACTGCCAATTGTATATGATAGATATGAGGAAGAAATTAGGAATTTGGCTGAACATATCATGATAGATATTAGGAGGAAATATAGAAGGTTTCAGAAGACATATCTGAACAAAATTCCCAGAGGACCGGTCAAGGAAAAGAAGATCAAATAAAATTACAATCCGACCATACTTTATAAACTGGATCAAAAaatgtcatcatcattctcatgtaTAGTGTTGTTATGTATCCATATATGTATATAGAAATTCCCTTAAGAATAATGTAAGGGACTAGGATCACAACACTGTCGCAGTTTCCAAGATCAACTAACAATAACCATATTTAGTCCTCATTTATTTAAGTCTCCAGTTAAAGTGAAAAACATTGAACTAGTTGCCGCTTCCCAAGTATAAAAATAAATGTCTTTATTCGTTAAGCTTATTTATGAGAGTGGCAATTAAAACATGTGTGCCAATTTTAAACTCTAGTTGGAATTAAAGTACTAACCATTTAGACTCGCATCACATGATTTGTGTGTGAAAAACTGCAAGCCATACTAATTAGTTTCCACTACCATAATTTTTAATTTCATGACGAGAACAATGGAGCACTAAGGTCCAGTAATCACATTTATACTTTTTCTAGAGCAAAACTCCTTCAAttattatgc contains the following coding sequences:
- the LOC107632070 gene encoding reticulon-like protein B9; translation: MAHNTSSDSDNEIITTQSKIFPHGKSIHEVLGGGKVADVLLWKDRNVSAAILVGITAIWFLFEVVEYNFVTLISHISITTMLVLYIWSTVADIFKWNGPKIPETILKDSFFEDLAFNLQRRFYQLLQVLFHISCGTDLPRFLLIIISLYILSEIGNYFSFINLLYIGSICIQTLPIVYDRYEEEIRNLAEHIMIDIRRKYRRFQKTYLNKIPRGPVKEKKIK